A genomic window from Macaca mulatta isolate MMU2019108-1 chromosome 19, T2T-MMU8v2.0, whole genome shotgun sequence includes:
- the KPTN gene encoding KICSTOR complex protein kaptin isoform X5, with product MWSVLQDGPISRVIVFSLSAPKETKDKPAEDEYSVLVASMLEPAVVYRDLLHRGLEDQLLLPGSDQFDSVLCGLVTDVDLDGRPEVLVATYGQELLCYKYQGPESGLPEAQHGFRLLWQRGFSSPLLAMAHVDLTGDGLQELAVVSLKGVHILQHSLIQASELVLTRLRRQVEQRRRRLQGSEDEAGAGPAENAAS from the exons ATGTGGTCGGTCCTGCAGGACGGCCCCATCTCCCGAGTGATCGTGTTCAGCCTCTCGGCCCCTAAGG AGACCAAGGACAAGCCAGCAGAGGATGAGTACAGCGTGCTTGTGGCCAGCATGTTGGAGCCAGCAGTGGTGTATCG GGACCTGCTGCACCGGGGCCTTGAAGACCAGCTTCTCCTGCCCGGCAGTGACCAATTTGACAGCGTCCTCTGCGGCCTGGTCACCGACGTGGATTTGGATGGGCGGCCAGAAGTCCTGGTGGCCACCTACGGACAG GAACTGCTGTGTTATAAGTACCAGGGCCCAGAGTCGGGGCTCCCTGAGGCCCAGCACGGGTTCCGCCTGCTGTGGCAGCGGGGCTTCTCCAGTCCCCTGCTGGCCATGGCTCACGTGGACCTGACCGGGGACGGGCTGCAGGAGCTTGCCGTGGTCTCCCTGAAGGGCGTGCACATCCTGCAG CACAGCCTGATCCAGGCCTCGGAGCTGGTCTTGACCCGGCTTCGACGTCAAGTGGAGCAGAGGAGACGTCGGCTACAGGGGtcggaggacgaggcaggtgcaGGGCCAGCTGAGAATGCAGCCTCTTAA